The Pseudomonadota bacterium genome includes a window with the following:
- a CDS encoding chromosome partitioning protein codes for MEVRVAGSMSDLFEKRFVVVAGKGGVGRTTLSLLVGRCAAARGKRTLVCLVGAPPRYQEVLGGLAIGGEAREVTAGLHVINLDPVSAREEYGLMILKSPTLHRLVFGSRIVRAFLDAVPGLAEWAMLGKATYHALHRAGDRPGYDLVVFDSPATGHGLDVLSLPAAIVASVPAGRIRDEALERVRLMGDPRRCEVVPVTLPEEMPVSEALELIRGLERRGLPMERIVVNMVDGAPLPERIAEIVDGRGEGDAAPWLAPAAVAVARRRAQEEAISRLASGSRLELLELPAVRGRGLDEAGVALLARELERQLGRSRRGAARG; via the coding sequence GTGGAAGTCCGCGTCGCCGGGTCGATGAGCGACCTCTTCGAAAAGCGGTTCGTCGTGGTCGCCGGGAAGGGCGGCGTCGGGAGGACCACGCTGTCCCTGCTCGTCGGGAGGTGCGCCGCGGCGCGCGGCAAGCGGACGCTCGTGTGCCTCGTCGGCGCGCCCCCGCGCTATCAGGAGGTGCTCGGCGGCCTCGCGATAGGGGGCGAGGCGCGCGAGGTGACGGCCGGGCTCCACGTGATCAACCTGGACCCCGTGTCCGCGCGAGAGGAGTACGGGCTCATGATCCTGAAGAGCCCGACGCTGCACCGCCTCGTCTTCGGCAGCCGCATCGTGCGGGCGTTCCTCGACGCGGTGCCCGGCCTCGCCGAGTGGGCGATGCTCGGCAAGGCGACCTACCACGCGCTCCACCGCGCGGGCGACCGCCCCGGGTACGACCTCGTCGTGTTCGACTCGCCGGCGACCGGCCACGGGCTCGACGTCCTGTCGCTGCCCGCGGCGATCGTCGCGTCCGTGCCCGCCGGCCGCATCCGCGACGAGGCGCTGGAGCGCGTGCGGCTGATGGGCGATCCGCGGCGGTGCGAGGTCGTGCCCGTGACGCTGCCGGAGGAGATGCCCGTGAGCGAGGCGCTCGAGCTGATCCGGGGCCTCGAGCGGCGCGGCCTGCCCATGGAGCGGATCGTCGTGAACATGGTCGACGGCGCGCCCCTGCCGGAGCGGATCGCGGAGATCGTGGACGGCCGCGGCGAAGGGGATGCGGCGCCGTGGCTCGCGCCGGCGGCGGTGGCGGTCGCGAGGCGGCGCGCGCAGGAGGAGGCGATCTCCCGCCTGGCGTCCGGGTCCCGGCTCGAGCTGCTCGAGCTGCCCGCCGTCCGGGGGCGCGGCCTCGACGAGGCCGGGGTCGCGCTGCTCGCCCGGGAGCTCGAACGACAACTCGGGCGGAGCCGGCGCGGAGCCGCCCGGGGGTAG